One Massilia sp. 9096 genomic window carries:
- a CDS encoding alpha/beta fold hydrolase, translating to MKSSLILGALLAAALQSAPAEAMAAPAAAVSALQTRSCHLPGVEDALRCVKLPVALDYARPAAGTLALHVTVAPALRQGARPDPLFVLAGGPGEAGSDVVPLLSTAFRRVRATRDIVFIDQRGTGLSGKLECEAGTTDDAKLSDDEVDLAVRKCIAASPTPFADYTTANAARDIEQVRRALGYGKINVWGGSYGTRLGQAYARLYPASVRSLTLDAVAAPDQVIPAGGRDSQAALDRLFDACSQDMACRKAFPNLRAEYAGLLTRLAAGPMKLSLPDPRTAQQVETIMTSARMLGTVHGMLYSPADARRLPFLIHSAAQGRWQPFVARRNLAADFNAEGSPATLLHLAVICAEDVPRMTPALLASDASPLTSVLAARLPALCKVMNVPAVPYATPARIEAPALLLSGGQDPVTPQHRAEDAARFMAHAQLLAAPNVGHGVSQLGCAPRLLRTFLDHPQDKLDGACLKEIPAPTFQLGSAGPQP from the coding sequence GTGAAATCCAGTCTGATCCTGGGCGCGCTGCTGGCAGCGGCCCTCCAGTCGGCGCCCGCCGAGGCCATGGCTGCGCCGGCAGCGGCTGTGTCCGCCCTGCAGACACGCAGCTGCCACTTGCCGGGCGTCGAAGACGCCCTGCGCTGCGTCAAGCTGCCGGTCGCCCTCGACTACGCCAGGCCGGCCGCCGGTACGCTGGCGCTGCACGTCACCGTCGCGCCGGCGCTGCGCCAGGGCGCCCGCCCCGACCCGCTGTTCGTGCTGGCCGGCGGACCGGGCGAAGCCGGCAGCGACGTGGTGCCGCTGCTGTCGACCGCGTTCCGGCGCGTGCGCGCGACGCGCGACATCGTCTTCATCGACCAGCGCGGCACCGGCCTGTCCGGCAAGCTCGAATGCGAGGCCGGCACCACCGACGATGCCAAGCTGTCCGACGACGAGGTCGACCTGGCCGTGCGCAAGTGCATCGCCGCCAGCCCCACGCCGTTCGCCGACTACACCACCGCCAATGCGGCGCGCGACATCGAACAGGTCCGGCGCGCGCTCGGCTACGGCAAGATCAACGTCTGGGGCGGTTCCTACGGCACGCGCCTGGGCCAGGCCTATGCGCGCCTGTATCCGGCCAGCGTGCGCTCGCTGACGCTGGACGCGGTCGCCGCGCCGGACCAGGTGATCCCGGCCGGCGGACGCGACAGCCAGGCCGCGCTCGACCGCCTGTTCGACGCCTGCTCGCAGGACATGGCTTGCCGCAAGGCCTTTCCGAACCTGCGCGCCGAATACGCCGGCCTGCTGACCCGACTGGCGGCCGGTCCGATGAAGCTGTCGCTGCCCGATCCGCGTACCGCCCAGCAGGTCGAGACGATCATGACGAGCGCGCGCATGCTCGGCACCGTGCACGGCATGCTGTACTCTCCCGCCGACGCACGCCGCCTGCCCTTCCTGATCCACAGCGCCGCCCAGGGCCGCTGGCAGCCGTTCGTCGCGCGGCGCAACCTGGCGGCCGACTTCAACGCCGAAGGCTCGCCCGCCACCCTGCTGCACCTGGCCGTCATCTGCGCCGAGGACGTGCCGCGCATGACGCCTGCACTGCTGGCCAGCGACGCCAGCCCGCTCACCAGCGTGCTCGCCGCGCGCCTGCCCGCCCTGTGCAAGGTGATGAACGTGCCGGCCGTTCCGTATGCCACGCCGGCGCGCATCGAGGCCCCCGCGCTGCTGCTGTCCGGCGGCCAGGACCCGGTCACGCCGCAGCACCGCGCCGAGGACGCCGCGCGCTTCATGGCGCACGCCCAGCTGCTGGCGGCGCCGAACGTGGGCCACGGCGTGTCGCAGCTGGGCTGCGCGCCGCGCCTGCTGCGCACTTTCCTCGACCATCCGCAGGACAAGCTCGACGGCGCCTGCCTGAAAGAAATCCCCGCGCCCACCTTCCAGCTCGGCAGCGCCGGGCCGCAACCCTGA